A genomic window from Melanotaenia boesemani isolate fMelBoe1 chromosome 15, fMelBoe1.pri, whole genome shotgun sequence includes:
- the si:ch211-283g2.1 gene encoding sodium- and chloride-dependent GABA transporter ine: protein MEFGPGRATVMTQGAGMDQQVSRPLWSRQIEFTLAGIGCAVGLGNVWRFPYLCYRSGGGAFLVPYLFMLVVLGIPLLYMELTVGQYTRRGPVHALATVCPLLKGVGMASVAISFIMCTYYNVVITWALYYLFSSFQAPLPWQSCNNTWNTPNCTNHATNSSYSSTASQEFFKYKMLGQTNGVEEAGMLRWELFLILILGWIIIYFCIFKGVKSTGKVVYFTALFPYVVLIALLINNVQLPGAVDGIIFFIVPEWDKLLSVEVWVNAAAQIFNSIGIGFGSLLAMSSYNSFNNNVLKDTLSISIINSLTSILAGFVIFSAFGYMSYLQGIPISQLAVDGPGLVFIVYPQAFANMPVAQLWAVMFFFMLLCLGLDSEFAMVEVMVTSLMDEFYQNLINVFKRKELFVLVVCGVALLLGIPCVMQVGIYVFQLMDHYTAIVSIMFLAFFEIIATCWSYGVTRLSANLKEMTGRGANIFFRVCWLIVDPVLITVILIFSIIQFKPARYGNYVFPDWAQGIGWVIALASIIWIPLGAIHTLWVLPGSLMQKLKLSITPYALNEKPKQPYYERGGTDGQSGIAVISSNMGQPEKPPPETKF from the exons ATGGAGTTTGGGCCTGGACGAGCAACAGTGATGACACAGGGAGCAGGCATGGATCAACAGGTCAGCAGACCGTTATGGAGCAGGCAGATAGAGTTCACGTTGGCCGGCATTGGCTGTGCTGTGGGCCTGGGCAATGTTTGGAGGTTCCCATACCTCTGCTACAGGAGTGGAGGAG GTGCCTTTCTGGTGCCATACCTGTTCATGCTGGTGGTGTTGGGGATCCCTCTGCTCTACATGGAGCTGACTGTGGGGCAGTACACGAGGAGGGGGCCTGTCCATGCCCTGGCTACTGTTTGCCCACTGTTAAAAG GAGTGGGCATGGCTTCAGTGGCAATCTCCTTTATCATGTGCACCTACTACAATGTCGTCATCACCTGGGCCTTGTATTATCTCTTCAGCTCTTTCCAGGCACCGCTGCCATGGCAGAGCTGCAACAACACCTGGAACACACCAAACTGCACTAATCACGCCACCAACAGCAGCTACTCCTCCACAGCTAGCCAAGAGTTCTTCAA GTATAAGATGCTGGGCCAGACAAATGGAGTAGAGGAAGCAGGAATGCTGCGGTGGGAGcttttcctcatcctcatcttgGGTTGGATAATCATTTACTTTTGCATCTTTAAGGGTGTGAAATCAACAGGCAAA GTGGTGTACTTCACTGCGCTGTTCCCATACGTTGTTCTTATTGCCCTGCTGATTAATAATGTGCAGCTTCCTGGTGCAGTAGATGGGATAATCTTCTTCATCGTGCCAGAATGGGACAAGCTCCTCTCGGTTGAG GTGTGGGTAAATGCTGCAGCTCAAATCTTCAACTCCATCGGGATTGGGTTTGGTTCCCTCCTGGCCATGTCCAGCTACAACTCCTTCAACAACAATGTTCTGAA GGACACACTGAGCATATCAATTATCAATTCCCTCACCAGCATCCTGGCAGGGTttgttattttctctgcttttggATACATGTCTTATCTTCAGGGTATTCCCATCAGCCAACTGGCTGTGGATG GTCCAggattggtttttattgtttacccACAAGCCTTTGCCAACATGCCAGTAGCTCAGCTTTGGGCCGTGATGTTCTTCTTTATGCTGCTTTGCCTCGGACTGGACAGTGAG tTTGCAATGGTTGAAGTGATGGTGACCAGCCTCATGGATGAATTCTATCAAAATCTGATTAATGTTTTCAAGCGGAAAGAACTATTTGTTCTCGTTGTTTGTGGCGTAGCCCTCCTGTTAGGCATCCCTTGTGTCATGCAG GTGGGAATCTATGTGTTCCAGCTGATGGACCATTACACTGCCATAGTGTCCATCATGTTTCTGGCATTCTTTGAGATCATTGCCACCTGTTGGAGTTATG GGGTGACACGACTTTCAGCCAACCTAAAAGAGATGACGGGCAGAGGAGCAAACATCTTTTTCAGAGTGTGCTGGTTAATTGTTGATCCTGTGCTCATCACT GTCATCCTGATTTTCTCAATCATCCAGTTCAAACCAGCCCGCTATGGGAATTATGTCTTCCCTGACTGGGCTCAGGGGATTGGCTGGGTCATCGCATTGGCCTCCATAATTTGGATACCTTTAGGTGCCATTCACACACTGTGGGTGCTGCCTGGCTCATTGATGCAG AAACTGAAGCTGTCCATCACTCCGTATGCGCTGAATGAAAAGCCAAAGCAGCCGTATTACGAGAGGGGCGGGACAGACGGACAATCAGGCATCGCTGTTATCAGCTCAAACATGGGTCAACCTGAAAAACCTCCTCCTGAGACAAAGTTTTGA